DNA from Sorex araneus isolate mSorAra2 chromosome 6, mSorAra2.pri, whole genome shotgun sequence:
TTATGCGATGTTTGCAACAGATGACTGCTACCTTCTGGCTGCCATGGCCGTGGACCGTTATGTGGCCATCTGTCACCCACTTCGTTATTCCACAATCATGTCTCAAAGAGTTTGCATCCACCTGGTAGCTGGTTCATACGTGGTGGGCTCAGTTAATGCTTCTGTGCACACAGGGTTTACATTCTCATTGTCCTTCTGCAGGTCTAACACTATCAATCACTTTTTCTGTGATGGTCCCCCAATTCTTGCCCTCTCGTGCTCCAGTATTGACATCAATGTCATGCTaattgttgtgtttgtggggtttaaCTTGACATTCACTGTGTTGGTGGTCATCATATCCTACATCTATATCCTGACTGCCATCCTGAAGATCTCTTCTGCAGCAGGGAGGAAGaaggccttctccacctgtgcctcccacctgaCAGCTGTCATTGTTTTCTATGGCACTCTCTCTTACATGTACTTACAGCCTCCCTCTGACAACTCTCAGGAGAACATGAAAGTGGCCTCTGTATTTTATGGCATCGTGATACCCATGTTGAACCCCCTGATCTACAGTTTGAGGAATAAGGAGGTCAAAGAAGCTATAAAATTGATGGGGAAAAAGATTTTCTAAGTTCGACTCTAACTTGCACACATCAAATCAccctataaaaatactttaacaGTCATTTTCTGAACATTAATATCTTAAATTGATATTACCTCTTTAATATCTTATAATTTGAAAGATAACATCTCatgtaaaaatattctttaaaatgtattttgaaagcaTATATATACTACTAATAATGAGaaactgaatattttaaatatgaaa
Protein-coding regions in this window:
- the LOC129406098 gene encoding putative olfactory receptor 5AK3, which translates into the protein MQLENITEVTEFILLGFSSQHKYRYVLFILFLLIYIISMVGNIGMISLIRTDSRLQTPMYFFLQNLAFVDVCYTSAITPKMMHNFIAENKSISFWACAVQLLVYAMFATDDCYLLAAMAVDRYVAICHPLRYSTIMSQRVCIHLVAGSYVVGSVNASVHTGFTFSLSFCRSNTINHFFCDGPPILALSCSSIDINVMLIVVFVGFNLTFTVLVVIISYIYILTAILKISSAAGRKKAFSTCASHLTAVIVFYGTLSYMYLQPPSDNSQENMKVASVFYGIVIPMLNPLIYSLRNKEVKEAIKLMGKKIF